The genomic window tatttgcttactaGGCATCGAATCCCGAAATTGCATCCTAAACACTCTAAATGCGGTAATTTCCAGATACACTCTACCTCTACACTCTACTCAGTTGCTTTAAGTAGATTTTTCTGTACCCGAAtacttgttttaaaatataaatgagaAAAGAGAGATACTCAACAGATGACACTTAAACCAAAAcagttaatttgtatttatatttcaaatgatttaatatatgtacatacatatattgatcattttcaattttaatacgaatatacagtgtgcgacaaaactaaagcacggaaTTTACCTTGTCGGTATTTAACTGAATAAAATCACAAGGTAGGCATTAAATGATCTCGTCATCCTGATGATaatgaaaagttgaaatccagtGGACTGTCTGTGTGAGATTGGTATGTGGATACCTTagtacaaacaaaatttcgagTTCTTAGATGTGCTTAATCGGGCCACTACCACGCCTACAGatcgccattaatcgaaaacatataaagggACATAAGTAAGcacaaaattaagatataaagctgtaatttggtacagagaatCGGAATAGCAAGGGGCATCTGTGagtaaaatgttttgaaaaagtgggcgttaaCCGCTCTCTAACAAGtttgatgtatgtacatatcttctaaaccacgGAGGATAATCCCGCTCAACGATAATCCCCATACAACGGTACTGtgaaaaactactaaaagcgccgtaaattaataactaagcagagacattaaattttaccaccgagatggttttagagagctttatgggagctttaatttttgaaaattacgaGTTTGTTTACGTACTTACTCAGTTTTTTCTTACTTATTctagttatacatacatacatataatacaattataatttttggttttttaaatgtttatacacatatacatataagacagcaattaaaattatcttatGAAGCAGTTAATCTGCGTTCAGGATTCGATGCTGTTCTGTgcaatatattattattcaatCATGGTTATGAATACTTATATGAACATGTACATGTGGTTAGAATAGGCAtgaatatatctacatatgtatatgatgtatgcatatgaatatcaattgtatttataataaattggCAGAGTTGCCGTTTAGTGAAACCCCTTTAATAATGAGGCTTTcctaaatatatgaataaatgcTAATATTTAAGAAACATCATTCTTATAATTCTTGAATATGAGCACAATCACTCACTTTCAAATTGTTCCCAACAGACATGTGCATCAAACATGTATTTACTATTTGTATATAACCatttgtcagttaagttctggttaacctTACCGAAAGAAGTAGTCTAGGCTAGGTTAATCAGAACTAAACTGACGAATTAATGCTCACAAGAAATTGGGAATATAGACCTACAtatgttaataatttaaaacatagGCATATTGTCACAAAACGGCAACTCtgagaattcttatttttcggCTTAATCCACTATTAAAggttaatatatgaaattttatttacatcgAAAGTCATCAGTGGTTCTTTTCCATCTTCTAAGTAATACTCAATATTCAAAGTTACAAGCCCTTGTTGAAAAATGCGTAAGGTAATCATTGTCTCCTTATTTTCTGTGAACACACAGAAAAATCCATCCTCCATGGTCATTTGATATGCAAGTTCGACTTGTGGAAATATGTTTTCTACTTCACCTCGGACTACTTTAGCAATTTCTTGTCGTTGTTTCGTATCAGTGGTCCTTTCTGAATCCACAGAAAAATCGAAAAGAATAGTTTGAGCAGTCatctttatgaaaatattagtacttattttactattttattaataaattcactCTAAAATTAGACTACACTTATTGgcaaaaaatttcagagaatCTGAGGTATCTGTCAAAACGAACAGCattattgattttgttttgattaactAAAACTTTCCTACACATAGCGACACCTTGCGGGTTTCCAACGAGTTTTAAGGCTAATTCACACACAACATTGGCCTCACTTTGCTTCAGACTTTTGCTTTGACAAATAAATTAGTCTTTCtcaaaagcaaatttataatattacaaGTGTTTcctgaattttattttcgaacGTAACAAATGTCAATAAAGAGATTGTACTTACCTTTGAACCTCTCTGTTTTTAAGTTAtactaaacaataaaaatattctcttaCACTTTTTGTAATTGTAAGTAATTGGTATATTTTAGTGAATAAACTACGTTGAAGTTTGTTACAATAACTTATTTAAGGCACATAAGCGTTACGAATCAAAGCTTTAAAAGCAAACGCAGAAAATCAAATAGATATACTTAAGTTTCGTTAAAAAATGTGATAtacaatttctttaataataattcgaaaaaaaatattttgagcatTCGCATATATTCGATATAGTTTTATATGATCTTTACAAcattataaagttaaaaaaaaaatttgaaatatacatccaattgtttgtttctttcatatgtacgtatatgtttGTACTCGTAAAACCAAAACTAATGtaagatttttttaagattagGCTTATTGTTGgcgacgttttttgttaattaatgtTGATTACATTGTTGCAAATATTCATTATAATTTCGTTAttaataaaagagttttcatCCTACAAAATCTTATAAATACCACTTGGGATATTTCACATTTTAGAATAAAGTGAATTTTAGTTTACCGCCGATAACGTCCGAGATAAGCTTTGCAATTTGGACAGGTGTGGTGTACATCCATACAATCATCTATACAACATGGTATAAGGCAACAACCAAGCCAGCAACTGAATTTAAACAAaacactaaatatttaattctgagaattgtaaaacatttttacatacCCTAATAGAGCTATTATAAATCCTGACAAGTAGGCGATCATGCCAGGTTCCGTTCGCGTAGTAGTTTCGATTTCGACATGACAAGAAGGACATATCATATGTGTAGCGGTTCGAGCGATAGGCACAACCGTGGTTACAATTGCATTGTTGGATGATGGAACAGTAGGTGCGGCGATTGGGGTAAATGGTCCAACCGGTTTAACCCCACCAACAGCTTCCTGATAAGATGGTGGCGCCGATGGCGGAGGAACGTAAGTATATTGCGGAGGCGTTGTTCCATTTGCTTTGCTCATTTTATTGAGATTTATTAGTTAGCTTCTAATATAAAATACAGAATACGTTTGATTttaatatgtataagtatgtacatatatatatttaagaaatatgttATTTGCTTAAGCAAATCGTATCTCCCATGaattaaagaaaatgtgaaaaatttttcatatgcattttatatCCAATCAGGCatccaaatgtatttttttttttaaaaacacacattcaaatatgtttctttaataaataGTAAATCGATGTTATAGccttaagttttttaattaaaatattaaaaatattgtattacatCGAATTAGCACAAggaataaattatatgtatacagtttgtcaattatttatttgcaaaataaaaaaagtatataaattcaGTTTTAAGCTCatatttcgcaaaaatttatactttttttcgtTACTtcattaattcaaatattaaaaaaataataatgctcAAAAGTTTAATCATGTAAAacgcaaaagtaaaaaaaaaccataaaaattcGAAGAAATACAAATGATGTACTGTTAATTAATTGTTTGCAAAACGGGACGAACGACGGAACATAGACTGGATACAAATTTGCATATCAGTACACAGAATCGATTTGTGTTTTGGATCGTTATCCTGGTACAGCTAGTACTTTAATTTATTCTGGATTTATCATTCATCCTGCCCCTGACAACTCAATTTTTAGAATATCGAGTTATGCCTGTTTAGTCAATCCATCAGTGAAAATCCACGGCTTTCCTACCCATTTCGATAAAATACAGCCCCTCACTATTACAGAAAACTTTCCAATATTTACTGTGATCATGATGTTCTGCTGTTGCAGAACTGTGTTTGGCTTTCTCCAAATTTTATCAGGTCCATattgataatataaaaaaatgtttgtctcACCACAAAAAGTAACGTCATTCCAGTACTTAGCAGCCTGTTAAAATTGCCAATAGCAAAGACAAGTCGCTTCTCAATATTAACTGCAGACAGCAGGAAAAGCagaaaatcatttttgaaacaaaaacggCTTCATGATTGAGCGCCAGAAAAATGGGATTCTTGAATAATTTTAGTAGTATAGattattttagtattaaaaaatgGGCATTGATTCgtacattgtacatattatcattaaattaattgcaCCCCAATTATAGGACGCTACGTGGAAAACAGTTACCGATATAATGCTCCGGATTCTATATAAATAGTCCTCTTTAGAGAGTGGAAATCGAGCAGTACAACTcccatcaattttttttattggcaaTATTGCTAATGATAAGTTTATCGAAGTAACAATTATTATCTGTGGAAACGATTTGCTGTTGAATTTTTagacaaattaaattttggcttgtgtgtttatgtaaatattacgTTTGCACGTTAAAATGATTAAGTAGGATTGTTAATGACATTTCAACGAATGCATATCACTCAAACGTGTCAGCTTTCATagaattaattattgaaattaaattattattttctgtaaTACGTTATATGTACACATGCACATAAGTATATTGTATGTGCGTATCGAAACCATACATATCAAAAAGCTCATCAACACACCTATGAAGAGGATGTATTCAAGTTTACACTGGCGAATGTTGGTGGTTTTTATGAGATATTCCTTTTCTGGAGTAAAATGTGCATAAAGAGAACGTATTATACGAAATATGATGGCGTTCCAACGAAAGGTCTTTTTATTAATGACGTC from Bactrocera tryoni isolate S06 chromosome 5, CSIRO_BtryS06_freeze2, whole genome shotgun sequence includes these protein-coding regions:
- the LOC120778065 gene encoding LITAF domain-containing protein; amino-acid sequence: MSKANGTTPPQYTYVPPPSAPPSYQEAVGGVKPVGPFTPIAAPTVPSSNNAIVTTVVPIARTATHMICPSCHVEIETTTRTEPGMIAYLSGFIIALLGCWLGCCLIPCCIDDCMDVHHTCPNCKAYLGRYRR